Proteins encoded in a region of the Podarcis muralis chromosome 2, rPodMur119.hap1.1, whole genome shotgun sequence genome:
- the DRC2 gene encoding dynein regulatory complex subunit 2 isoform X2: MPKKRGRKRAALTDEERLIMMQQKRLAEEEMTKKKEDMLAQFLKEKLAKEERNSELNLHKITLQWRTVLREVKARELRKDIEILSQTFERVVDCKDNVIKSLAKDLTEAEAQYAHALRSHLHNIDQLLELQRCRIGYLEEDYQTELQALQKEFDTERKIIIGHHNLESRYLQDVLLAMEQNFTDSEYEARLDFQSTRDDVKNKNLEEKHYLRMQLEGKVEELWKRFQQALRTYTEATEDRKFAFEGLKRRDEKSTKEIEMQMRKLQKMQAELILRLAEMCRRLESEEEKVLPFYASSLTWEEQKTVDKVVLEKPEEPLAQMMHDYVGLERFWQRYNKVRLEQLSLERTKQALLQDNLRLRQLLKQYLDGISVNDEVLSQINPLMIVNQQNIAPPSSQPAKPPIYNVVEAALEVKRIL; the protein is encoded by the exons ATGCCGAAGAAGCGAGGGCGCAAGCGGGCGGCCCTGACTGATGAAGAACGGCTGATTATGATGCAACAGAAGCGGCTGGCTGAGGAAGAAATGACGAAGAAGAAGGAGGACATGCTGGCCCAGTTCCTAAAG GAAAAACTGGCCAAAGAGGAGCGCAACAGTGAACTAAACCTGCACAAGATCACCCTACAGTGGCGCACGGTGCTCCGTGAAGTCAAGGCCAGGGAGCTGCGTAAGGACATCGAGATTCTTAGCCAGACCTTTGAACGTGTGGTGGACTGCAAAGACAATGTCATTAAG TCCCTCGCTAAGGACCTCACGGAGGCAGAAGCTCAATATGCGCATGCTTTGCGCAGCCACTTGCACAACATAGACCAGCTGTTGGAACTCCAGCGCTGCCGCATTGGCTACTTAGAGGAGGATTACCAAACGGAGCTGCAAGCTCTGCAGAAGGAGTTTGACACAGAGAG GAAGATAATTATAGGTCACCATAATCTAGAGAGCCGGTACCTGCAGGATGTGCTGCTGGCCATGGAGCAAAACTTTACTGACAGTGAATACGAGGCCAGGCTCGACTTCCAGAGTACAAGAGATGACGTCAAGAACAAG AACTTGGAGGAGAAGCATTACCTGCGCATGCAGTTGGAGGGTAAAGTGGAGGAGCTGTGGAAACGCTTCCAGCAGGCCTTGCGTACTTACACAGAGGCAACGGAAGACCGTAAGTTTGCCTTTGAAGGCCTCAAACGCAGAGATGAGAAGAGCACCAAGGAGATTGAGATGCAGATGAGGAAACTGCAGAAGATGCAA GCAGAGCTGATCCTGCGCCTGGCTGAGATGTGCCGCAGGCTAGAGTcggaggaggagaaagtgctGCCATTTTATGCCAGTTCCCTGACCTGGGAAGAACAGAAGACTGTGGATAAGGTGGTCCTGGAGAAGCCGGAAGAGCCACTAGCCCAG ATGATGCATGATTACGTGGGGCTGGAGCGCTTCTGGCAGAGATACAACAAGGTGAGGCTGGAGCAGCTTTCGCTGGAGCGGACGAAGCAAGCGCTGCTCCAAGACAACCTCAGGCTGAGGCAGCTGCTCAAGCAGTACCTGGATGGCATCTCGGTGAACGACGAGGTTCTGAGCCAGATCAATCCACTGATGATTGTCAACCAGCAAAACATTGCCCCACCTTCGTCCCAGCCTGCCAAGCCGCCCATCTATAACGTGGTCGAGGCAGCACTCGAGGTCAAGCGGATCCTCTAA
- the FKBP11 gene encoding LOW QUALITY PROTEIN: peptidyl-prolyl cis-trans isomerase FKBP11 (The sequence of the model RefSeq protein was modified relative to this genomic sequence to represent the inferred CDS: inserted 1 base in 1 codon; deleted 3 bases in 2 codons) — MILGIPCNSTILLQQHSYITCTPFGVAEHVSXRRPESSTSPVPGEPLLARSLRPSFLPPGRGSGQQGAAPGGGTLPCPAVQARSPLLRLRGPLSLAMLPLRFGLVLVLLCAAGIRAQRAEDEPESPGESAPRELQLETLVEPPEDCAERSALGDTLHIHYTGTLEDGRVIDSSLSRDPLQVELGKRQVIPGLEQGLLDMCVGEKRRVIIPPHLAYGKRGSPPAVPADAVLQFEVELVGLSRATYWQKMLNDVLPLLCIGLVPALLGLIGYHLYQKARAPRVSKKKLKEEKRNKAKKK; from the exons atgatcctcgggatcCCTTGCAACTCCACGATTCTTCTCCAGCAACATTCCTACATTACTTGCACCCCGTTCGGTGTTGCTGAGCACGTGT CTCGAAGGCCTGAGAGCAGCACCTCTCCGGTGCCAGGAGAGCCC ttgctcgctcgctcgctccggccctccttccttcctccgggGCGGGGAAGCGGGCAGCAGGGGGCGGCGCCAGGAGGAGgcaccctgccctgccctgcggtGCAAGCCCGGTCGCCGCTGCTCCGGCTCCGCGGGCCA CTCTCTCTCGCCATGCTACCTCTCCGCTTCGGCCTCGTCCTCGTCCTCCTGTGCGCAGCCGGCATCCGCGCGCAGCGGGCGGAGGACGAGCCCGAGAGCCCGGGCGAAAGTGCGCCCCGGGAGCTGCAGCTGGAAACCCTG GTGGAGCCCCCCGAGGACTGCGCGGAGCGCTCGGCGCTGGGAGACACGCTCCACATCCACTACACG ggtACCCTTGAAGATGGCCGCGTCATTGACAGCTCTCTGTCCCGTGACCCACTGCAAGTGGAGCTGGGCAAAAGACAAGTCATCCCAG GTTTAGAACAGGGTCTGCTGGATATGTGTGTTGG GGAAAAACGCAGAGTCATCATCCCCCCTCACCTGGCATACGGCAAACGAGGTTCCCCACCCGCTGTCCCAG ctGACGCAGTCCTGCAGTTTGAGGTGGAGCTGGTGGGGCTGTCCAGAGCCACCTACTGGCAGAAGATGCTGAATGACGTGCTGCCCCTGCTATGCATCGGGCTTGTCCCTGCGCTCTTGGGGCTCATTGGCTACCACCTGTACCAGAAAGCCCGGGCACCCCGTGTCTCCAAGAAGAAACTCAAGGAGGAGAAGAGAAACAAGGCTAAGAAGAAATAA
- the DRC2 gene encoding dynein regulatory complex subunit 2 isoform X1, translating into MPKKRGRKRAALTDEERLIMMQQKRLAEEEMTKKKEDMLAQFLKEKLAKEERNSELNLHKITLQWRTVLREVKARELRKDIEILSQTFERVVDCKDNVIKSLAKDLTEAEAQYAHALRSHLHNIDQLLELQRCRIGYLEEDYQTELQALQKEFDTERKIIIGHHNLESRYLQDVLLAMEQNFTDSEYEARLDFQSTRDDVKNKNLEEKHYLRMQLEGKVEELWKRFQQALRTYTEATEDRKFAFEGLKRRDEKSTKEIEMQMRKLQKMQDLIGILKNKIALHARESEEQNRRVRDEKEVVLKQLQKLKSEMNRARAKARSNLAKLSRESSGALKVLERVMQKAELILRLAEMCRRLESEEEKVLPFYASSLTWEEQKTVDKVVLEKPEEPLAQMMHDYVGLERFWQRYNKVRLEQLSLERTKQALLQDNLRLRQLLKQYLDGISVNDEVLSQINPLMIVNQQNIAPPSSQPAKPPIYNVVEAALEVKRIL; encoded by the exons ATGCCGAAGAAGCGAGGGCGCAAGCGGGCGGCCCTGACTGATGAAGAACGGCTGATTATGATGCAACAGAAGCGGCTGGCTGAGGAAGAAATGACGAAGAAGAAGGAGGACATGCTGGCCCAGTTCCTAAAG GAAAAACTGGCCAAAGAGGAGCGCAACAGTGAACTAAACCTGCACAAGATCACCCTACAGTGGCGCACGGTGCTCCGTGAAGTCAAGGCCAGGGAGCTGCGTAAGGACATCGAGATTCTTAGCCAGACCTTTGAACGTGTGGTGGACTGCAAAGACAATGTCATTAAG TCCCTCGCTAAGGACCTCACGGAGGCAGAAGCTCAATATGCGCATGCTTTGCGCAGCCACTTGCACAACATAGACCAGCTGTTGGAACTCCAGCGCTGCCGCATTGGCTACTTAGAGGAGGATTACCAAACGGAGCTGCAAGCTCTGCAGAAGGAGTTTGACACAGAGAG GAAGATAATTATAGGTCACCATAATCTAGAGAGCCGGTACCTGCAGGATGTGCTGCTGGCCATGGAGCAAAACTTTACTGACAGTGAATACGAGGCCAGGCTCGACTTCCAGAGTACAAGAGATGACGTCAAGAACAAG AACTTGGAGGAGAAGCATTACCTGCGCATGCAGTTGGAGGGTAAAGTGGAGGAGCTGTGGAAACGCTTCCAGCAGGCCTTGCGTACTTACACAGAGGCAACGGAAGACCGTAAGTTTGCCTTTGAAGGCCTCAAACGCAGAGATGAGAAGAGCACCAAGGAGATTGAGATGCAGATGAGGAAACTGCAGAAGATGCAA GACCTCATTGGCATCCTGAAGAACAAGATTGCTCTTCATGCACGGGAGAGCGAGGAGCAGAACCGGCGAGTCCGCGATGAGAAGGAGGTGGTGCTGAAGCAGCTGCAGAAGCTGAAGAGCGAGATGAACCGGGCCAGAGCCAAGGCCCGTAGCAACCTGGCTAAGCTGTCCAGGGAGAGCAGCGGGGCTCTCAAAGTGTTGGAACGTGTTATGCAGAAG GCAGAGCTGATCCTGCGCCTGGCTGAGATGTGCCGCAGGCTAGAGTcggaggaggagaaagtgctGCCATTTTATGCCAGTTCCCTGACCTGGGAAGAACAGAAGACTGTGGATAAGGTGGTCCTGGAGAAGCCGGAAGAGCCACTAGCCCAG ATGATGCATGATTACGTGGGGCTGGAGCGCTTCTGGCAGAGATACAACAAGGTGAGGCTGGAGCAGCTTTCGCTGGAGCGGACGAAGCAAGCGCTGCTCCAAGACAACCTCAGGCTGAGGCAGCTGCTCAAGCAGTACCTGGATGGCATCTCGGTGAACGACGAGGTTCTGAGCCAGATCAATCCACTGATGATTGTCAACCAGCAAAACATTGCCCCACCTTCGTCCCAGCCTGCCAAGCCGCCCATCTATAACGTGGTCGAGGCAGCACTCGAGGTCAAGCGGATCCTCTAA